GCAGGGGCTGACCCGGAATCAGGCCCATGTATTCGATAGCGCGTTCGGCCGCTACGCGTTCGTTTTCGTCGGCGATTTCTTCCGGCACGGGAACGTTTGCGCTGAGCGGCAGGCCCTGGCCGGGGTTAGTTCCCCACGTAACGAACGGTTCGAGGTCGCTGGCGTTGAGGTCGACCTCCATATCGAAGACGGCGTCCTCGTCGGTCTTTAGTGTCTTCCAATACTTGACAGCTGCGTCCCAGTCCGCGCCTTCGGGGGCGTGCGGGCGGCCCTTGATGTAGTTGAATGTGACCTCGTCGGGAGCGATCATTCCGGCGCGGGCACCGGCCTCGATGGACATGTTGCAGATCGTCATGCGCGCTTCCATGGAAAGCTTGCGGATGGCGTCGCCGCGGTACTCCAGGACGTAGCCGGCGCCGCCGCCGGTGCCGATCTTCGCGATGATCGCCAAGATGATGTCCTTGGAGGTCGTGCCGGGCGGCAACTCGCCGTTGACGTTGATCGCCATCGTCTTGAATTTTTGCAGCGGCAGGGTCTGCGTCGCAAGGACGTGCTCGACCTCGCTGGTGCCGATCCCGAACGCCAGCCCGCCAAAGGCGCCGTGCGTGGACGTGTGCGAGTCACCGCAGACGACCGTCATCCCCGGCTGCGTCAGTCCCAGCTGCGGGCCCACCTGGTGGACGATTCCCTGGTCGGCGTCGCCCAGGGAGTGGATGCGCACGCCAAACTCCTTGGCGTTGTTGCGGAGCGTGTCGATCTGCGTGCGGCTGGTCAGGTCGGCTATCGGCAGGTCGATGTCGAGGGTCGGTGTGTTGTGGTCCTCTGTCGCCATCGTGAGTTCGGGGCGGCGGACCTTCCGGCCTGCCAGGCGCAGGCCCTCGAAGGCCTGGGGGCTAG
This is a stretch of genomic DNA from Rarobacter incanus. It encodes these proteins:
- the leuC gene encoding 3-isopropylmalate dehydratase large subunit; protein product: MAGTLAEKVWNDHLVRQGTNGEPDLLYIDLHLCHEVTSPQAFEGLRLAGRKVRRPELTMATEDHNTPTLDIDLPIADLTSRTQIDTLRNNAKEFGVRIHSLGDADQGIVHQVGPQLGLTQPGMTVVCGDSHTSTHGAFGGLAFGIGTSEVEHVLATQTLPLQKFKTMAINVNGELPPGTTSKDIILAIIAKIGTGGGAGYVLEYRGDAIRKLSMEARMTICNMSIEAGARAGMIAPDEVTFNYIKGRPHAPEGADWDAAVKYWKTLKTDEDAVFDMEVDLNASDLEPFVTWGTNPGQGLPLSANVPVPEEIADENERVAAERAIEYMGLIPGQPLREIKVDTVFMGSCTNGRIEDLRSIAKVIKGHKKADSVRVLVVPASARVRLQAEAEGLDKIFKDFGGEWRNAGCSMCLGMNPDQLAPGERSASTSNRNFEGRQGKGGRTHLVSPLVAAATAIRGTLSSVADLVADDPSFANLDIDAIDGSPLAPLDPNLIVQV